One window from the genome of Rhodobacteraceae bacterium S2214 encodes:
- a CDS encoding FAD-binding oxidoreductase has protein sequence MSNLNPATKSFVDSLNLSKGTVKDGSDSYLTEPRGRWKGQGIVLAPATTEEVAHIVKACNDAAIGVVPYSGGTGLVGGQLMQEGPAPIVLSLERMTEIRANYPTENVLIAEAGCILADVQAAADDAGRLFPLSLASEGSARIGGLLATNAGGVNVLRYGNARALCLGLEVVRPDGSIWHGLTRLRKDNTGYDLRDLLIGAEGTLGIITAAALKMVPQPAQTGAAFMAVNSPSAALDLLALAGDQIGDGLSAFELIHRQGIDFLSETGPQVKPPFADQPDWMVLIDVGLPKGLAPDDALMNLFEAALAQDLVTDGVIAQSAAQRQAFWDVRENIPEGNRRIGSVSSHDISVPLSAIPDFIKQGTPALAKIGDFRINCFGHLGDGNLHYNVFPVPGKTRADYDDVREAVKTCVHDLCHSFGGSVSAEHGIGRLKVGDLSKYGDPVKLAMMRSIKNALDPVGIMNPGAVLPQDGPNKG, from the coding sequence ATGTCCAATCTAAACCCCGCGACCAAATCGTTCGTTGATAGCCTGAACCTTTCAAAAGGGACCGTGAAAGACGGATCTGACAGCTATCTCACCGAACCGCGGGGACGTTGGAAAGGGCAGGGGATCGTTCTGGCGCCAGCGACGACCGAAGAAGTCGCGCATATCGTCAAGGCTTGCAATGACGCGGCCATCGGGGTCGTTCCCTATAGCGGCGGGACCGGATTGGTCGGCGGGCAATTGATGCAAGAAGGCCCTGCACCGATTGTTCTGTCGCTTGAACGGATGACGGAAATTCGGGCGAACTACCCGACCGAAAATGTTCTGATTGCCGAAGCGGGCTGCATCCTTGCCGATGTTCAAGCGGCGGCTGACGACGCGGGCCGCTTGTTCCCGTTGTCGCTCGCCTCAGAAGGGTCCGCACGGATCGGTGGCCTGCTTGCGACCAACGCGGGCGGCGTGAACGTCTTGCGGTACGGGAACGCGCGCGCGCTGTGTCTTGGGCTGGAAGTCGTGCGGCCGGACGGATCAATCTGGCACGGTTTGACGCGATTGCGTAAAGACAACACCGGCTACGACCTGCGCGACCTTTTGATCGGGGCAGAAGGCACGCTTGGTATCATCACCGCCGCGGCGCTCAAAATGGTGCCGCAACCGGCGCAGACTGGGGCGGCATTTATGGCCGTAAATTCCCCGTCCGCCGCGCTTGATCTGCTGGCGTTGGCAGGCGATCAGATTGGTGACGGCCTATCGGCGTTTGAACTGATCCACCGCCAGGGGATTGATTTCTTGTCGGAAACCGGACCGCAGGTAAAGCCGCCGTTCGCGGATCAACCCGATTGGATGGTGCTCATCGACGTCGGCCTGCCGAAAGGGCTGGCCCCTGATGATGCATTGATGAACCTGTTTGAAGCGGCGCTCGCGCAGGATCTCGTCACAGACGGTGTCATCGCGCAATCGGCGGCACAACGGCAGGCCTTCTGGGACGTCCGCGAAAACATTCCCGAAGGAAACCGTCGGATCGGGTCAGTGTCTTCGCACGATATTTCGGTCCCCCTTTCGGCCATCCCCGACTTTATCAAACAGGGCACGCCCGCTCTCGCGAAGATTGGCGATTTCCGCATCAATTGCTTTGGCCACTTGGGCGATGGCAACCTGCATTACAACGTCTTTCCGGTGCCCGGGAAAACCCGTGCCGACTACGACGATGTGCGCGAGGCGGTCAAAACTTGCGTCCACGACCTGTGCCATTCGTTTGGCGGATCGGTCAGTGCCGAACATGGCATAGGACGATTAAAAGTTGGTGACCTCTCAAAATACGGTGATCCGGTAAAGCTGGCAATGATGCGCAGCATCAAGAATGCGCTGGATCCGGTTGGCATCATGAATCCGGGAGCTGTTCTGCCCCAAGACGGTCCCAATAAGGGCTAA